From the genome of Geothrix sp. 21YS21S-4, one region includes:
- a CDS encoding GxxExxY protein: protein MQPGQDHHQDTKAPRKDLSKEEEKVATLIVDAAIKVHRTLGPGLLESVYEACLAHELRQRGATVETQVLVPIRYENLTLDGGFRLDMLVDGIAIIELKMLEKLLPIHDAQLLTYLKLSSRRLGFLLNFNVPLMKSGISRFVL from the coding sequence ATCCAGCCGGGACAAGATCACCACCAAGACACCAAGGCACCAAGAAAAGATCTTTCGAAAGAGGAAGAGAAGGTGGCGACTCTCATCGTCGATGCAGCGATCAAAGTGCATCGGACGTTGGGTCCTGGTTTGCTGGAAAGTGTGTACGAAGCCTGCCTTGCTCACGAGTTGAGGCAACGAGGTGCGACTGTCGAGACTCAGGTCCTGGTTCCAATCCGTTACGAGAATTTGACCCTTGATGGTGGATTCCGGTTGGACATGCTCGTGGATGGCATTGCCATCATCGAACTGAAGATGTTGGAGAAGCTTCTTCCCATCCACGACGCCCAGCTTCTGACCTATTTGAAGCTTTCGAGCCGCAGGCTTGGTTTTCTTCTCAACTTCAATGTCCCTCTCATGAAGAGCGGAATCTCTCGATTCGTCTTATAG
- the argS gene encoding arginine--tRNA ligase — protein sequence MDALRTTFEQRLAAALPGVEIALERPKSGDLGDLAFPCFRAAKQLGKNPVQLSQELASSIAIEGASLVAAGPYLNLKLTPAARAQAVMGAIVGAPAGRPYGARPANGKKVIVEYSSPNIAKLFTIGHLRSTMIGHALAQTHRFLGYDVVRLNHLGDWGTQFGTLLAAYTRWAQDGNADLERDFDWADPAPDKRRTPLFRLFQLYVRFHAEEEADPAMRDEARGWFKRLEEGDVEARRLWSWFREISLREFQRIYDRLGVGFDTLEQGEAFYEDRLAPTLKQLEDARLLVEGDKGARIVELEDVGIATPCLVQKADGTSIYATRDLAAALYRKEAYGFDRCLYVVGADQVLHFQQIFAVLDKLDSWFKGRMLHTPFGMVKLPEGKMSTRKGNVIFLEDVLDEAKERVAAIIEEKNPELKDKAAVAEILGMGAVVFFDAMNDRVKPITFTWDRVIALDGDTGPYVQYAHARILSVLRKAGGDWAAKAQVVSEDGPFLAFPKAELPTDSAGLAAPEAQALLFELAGLPGAIAAVADGCMATPLARQLVAVARSFSGYYTNCPILAPDNAPEIRDARLALCVATARALRQGLFLMGIRAPEEM from the coding sequence ATGGACGCACTGCGCACCACCTTTGAACAGCGGCTGGCGGCGGCCCTCCCCGGCGTGGAGATCGCCCTGGAGCGGCCCAAGTCCGGCGACCTGGGCGACCTGGCCTTTCCCTGCTTCCGCGCGGCCAAGCAGCTCGGCAAGAACCCCGTGCAGCTGTCGCAGGAATTGGCCAGCTCCATCGCCATCGAAGGCGCCAGCCTCGTGGCGGCGGGGCCGTACCTCAACCTGAAGCTGACGCCCGCGGCCCGCGCGCAGGCGGTCATGGGCGCCATCGTGGGCGCGCCCGCCGGCCGGCCCTACGGGGCGAGGCCCGCCAACGGCAAGAAGGTGATCGTCGAGTACAGCTCTCCGAACATCGCCAAGCTGTTCACCATTGGCCACCTGCGGTCCACGATGATCGGTCATGCCCTCGCCCAGACCCACCGGTTCCTGGGCTACGACGTGGTCCGCCTCAACCACCTGGGCGACTGGGGCACCCAGTTCGGGACCCTTCTGGCCGCCTACACCCGCTGGGCCCAGGACGGGAACGCTGATCTGGAGAGGGATTTCGACTGGGCCGATCCCGCGCCGGACAAGCGCCGGACGCCGCTGTTCCGCCTGTTCCAGCTCTACGTGCGGTTCCACGCCGAGGAAGAGGCCGATCCCGCCATGCGCGACGAGGCCCGCGGCTGGTTCAAGCGGCTGGAGGAGGGCGACGTCGAGGCCCGCCGCCTGTGGAGCTGGTTCCGCGAGATCTCCCTGCGGGAATTCCAGCGGATCTACGATCGCCTGGGCGTGGGCTTCGACACCCTGGAGCAGGGCGAGGCCTTCTACGAGGATCGCCTGGCGCCGACGTTGAAGCAGTTGGAAGACGCCCGCCTCCTGGTGGAGGGCGACAAGGGCGCCCGAATCGTCGAGCTGGAGGACGTGGGCATCGCCACGCCCTGTCTGGTGCAGAAGGCGGACGGGACCAGCATCTACGCCACCCGCGACCTGGCCGCGGCCCTCTACCGGAAGGAGGCCTACGGCTTTGACCGCTGCCTGTACGTGGTGGGCGCCGATCAGGTGCTGCACTTCCAGCAGATCTTCGCCGTGTTGGACAAGCTGGATTCCTGGTTCAAGGGCCGGATGCTCCACACGCCCTTCGGGATGGTGAAGCTGCCCGAGGGGAAAATGAGCACCCGCAAGGGCAACGTCATCTTCCTGGAGGATGTGCTCGACGAGGCCAAGGAGCGCGTGGCCGCCATCATCGAGGAGAAGAACCCCGAGCTGAAGGACAAGGCGGCCGTCGCCGAGATTTTGGGAATGGGCGCGGTGGTGTTCTTCGACGCGATGAACGACCGCGTGAAGCCCATCACCTTCACCTGGGACCGCGTCATCGCCCTGGACGGCGATACCGGCCCCTACGTGCAGTACGCCCACGCCCGGATCCTGAGCGTCCTCCGCAAGGCTGGCGGCGACTGGGCCGCGAAGGCGCAGGTGGTTTCCGAAGACGGCCCCTTCCTGGCCTTCCCGAAAGCCGAGCTTCCTACGGATTCCGCCGGTCTCGCAGCGCCCGAGGCCCAGGCTCTGCTGTTCGAACTGGCCGGCCTGCCCGGCGCCATCGCCGCCGTGGCCGACGGCTGCATGGCCACGCCCCTGGCGCGCCAGCTGGTGGCTGTGGCCCGGTCCTTCAGCGGCTACTACACCAACTGCCCCATCCTCGCCCCGGACAACGCCCCCGAGATCCGCGACGCTCGCCTCGCCCTGTGCGTGGCCACCGCCCGCGCGCTGCGCCAGGGGCTGTTCCTGATGGGCATCCGCGCGCCGGAGGAGATGTGA
- a CDS encoding transketolase: MPQQKLESVQDLAGKAKALRRDVLLQVFKAQSGHPGGSLSWIDIGVALYYHEMAVFPEDPANPARDRFVLSKGHACPAQYAILADQGFFPKAWLETFRQYPTKLQGHAENHFTPGVEVTTGSLGQGLPQAVGIALGLKVQKAPQRVYCVVGDGECQEGVIWEAAMAAAHHKLDNLCVFHDLNGLQIDGDVKKVMNIHPVPDKWRAFGWAVKEIDGHDFTQILEALAWARTVKDQPAMVCARTVKGKGVSFMENQAGWHGVAPKAEEYEKALAELAD; this comes from the coding sequence ATGCCGCAACAGAAATTGGAGTCCGTGCAGGATTTGGCGGGAAAGGCGAAAGCCCTGCGCCGGGACGTGCTGCTTCAGGTGTTCAAGGCCCAGAGCGGTCACCCGGGGGGAAGCCTCAGCTGGATCGACATCGGCGTGGCGCTCTACTACCACGAGATGGCGGTGTTCCCGGAGGATCCCGCCAACCCCGCCCGCGACCGGTTCGTCCTCTCCAAGGGCCACGCCTGCCCGGCCCAGTACGCCATCCTCGCGGACCAGGGCTTCTTCCCCAAGGCCTGGCTGGAGACCTTCCGCCAGTACCCCACCAAGCTCCAGGGCCACGCTGAGAACCACTTCACGCCGGGCGTGGAGGTCACCACGGGTAGCCTGGGCCAGGGTCTGCCCCAGGCCGTGGGGATCGCCCTGGGCCTGAAAGTCCAGAAGGCCCCGCAGCGCGTCTACTGCGTGGTGGGCGACGGCGAGTGCCAGGAAGGCGTCATCTGGGAAGCCGCCATGGCCGCGGCCCACCACAAGCTGGACAACCTGTGCGTCTTCCACGACCTCAACGGGCTCCAGATCGACGGCGACGTGAAGAAGGTGATGAACATCCACCCGGTGCCGGACAAGTGGCGCGCCTTCGGCTGGGCGGTCAAGGAGATCGACGGCCACGACTTCACGCAAATCCTGGAAGCTCTGGCCTGGGCCCGCACCGTGAAGGACCAGCCCGCGATGGTCTGCGCCCGCACCGTGAAGGGCAAGGGCGTGAGCTTCATGGAAAACCAGGCCGGGTGGCACGGCGTGGCGCCCAAGGCCGAGGAATACGAAAAGGCCCTGGCCGAACTGGCGGATTGA
- the rpsT gene encoding 30S ribosomal protein S20: MANHKSAAKKARRDAEARLRNRSNRSALKTAVKKFLAMVAEGNKTEASKLLPLTQGLVDKACRKGVMHKNAADRTKSRLALKVNNLA, translated from the coding sequence ATGGCCAATCACAAGTCCGCCGCCAAGAAGGCCCGCCGCGATGCCGAGGCTCGCCTCCGCAACCGCAGCAACCGCTCGGCGCTGAAGACCGCCGTCAAGAAGTTCCTGGCCATGGTGGCCGAGGGCAACAAGACCGAAGCGAGCAAGCTGCTGCCTCTGACCCAGGGCCTGGTCGACAAGGCCTGCCGGAAGGGCGTCATGCACAAGAACGCCGCCGACCGCACCAAGTCCCGTCTGGCTCTTAAGGTGAACAACCTGGCCTAA
- the gluQRS gene encoding tRNA glutamyl-Q(34) synthetase GluQRS, translating to MPLGRFAPSPTGLLHLGNLRTALASWLSARAVGGGWIVRMEDVDGPRCRRELGEAQLRDLDALGLVSDVPVVWQSDRGSAYREALAALQAGDLLYPCLCTRKDLQTLASAPHAEDGLRPYPGRCRERDWEGFDRALRLRLPEGPVAWEDRLLGPQMDDPGALTGDPLLFRRDGCFAYHLAVAVDDGAKGVTEVVRGADLRPVTATHIRLQEALGLPRPAYAHLGLVAAPEGGRLGKRAGALGLEALAERGVSAEAVLGWLGWSLGCLERPEPCRAEDLAPRFDWRRVPPGEVRVPAAWA from the coding sequence ATGCCCCTTGGCCGCTTCGCCCCCTCGCCCACCGGCCTCCTCCACCTGGGAAATCTCCGGACGGCGCTGGCCTCCTGGCTGTCCGCGCGGGCGGTCGGAGGAGGCTGGATCGTGCGGATGGAGGACGTGGACGGCCCCCGCTGTCGCCGCGAGCTGGGCGAGGCGCAGCTGCGGGATCTGGACGCTCTGGGCCTCGTGTCGGACGTGCCCGTGGTCTGGCAGTCGGATCGCGGCTCCGCCTACCGCGAGGCCCTGGCGGCCCTCCAGGCGGGCGACCTTCTGTATCCCTGCCTCTGCACCCGAAAGGATCTCCAGACATTGGCGTCCGCGCCCCACGCGGAGGATGGCCTGCGCCCCTACCCGGGCCGCTGCCGGGAGCGCGACTGGGAGGGGTTCGACCGCGCCCTCCGCCTGCGGCTGCCTGAAGGCCCCGTGGCCTGGGAGGACCGGCTGCTGGGGCCGCAGATGGACGATCCGGGCGCTCTCACCGGCGATCCGCTGCTCTTCCGCCGGGACGGCTGCTTCGCGTACCACTTGGCGGTAGCGGTGGACGACGGGGCGAAGGGCGTCACGGAGGTGGTGCGGGGCGCGGATCTCCGGCCCGTCACCGCCACCCACATCCGACTCCAGGAGGCGCTGGGTCTTCCGCGCCCCGCCTACGCGCACCTGGGGCTGGTGGCCGCGCCGGAGGGGGGCCGCCTGGGGAAGCGGGCGGGGGCGCTGGGCCTTGAAGCCCTCGCGGAGCGCGGCGTGTCCGCGGAAGCCGTCCTCGGCTGGCTGGGCTGGAGCCTGGGATGCCTGGAACGGCCGGAGCCATGCCGGGCGGAAGACCTTGCCCCCCGCTTCGATTGGCGCCGCGTCCCCCCGGGCGAAGTCCGCGTCCCCGCCGCCTGGGCCTGA
- a CDS encoding class I SAM-dependent methyltransferase yields MSLFHRLPPVFRALGAQALAFAGLVALARLGLRFPPMVWLLAQATGAVFLSRFAALPFRWLLIQAALPFLVWAAWGLGLPAWIYLALFLVLAAVFGGGLLTRVPLYHASRDAWKKLEDLVPDRPGVRFVDLGCGFGGPVAHLAKARPDATFVGVEASPFTWLVAWLRCLPWRNARIRLGSLWRTDLAAFDVAYAFLSPVPMPALGAKARREMRPGTRLISHSFEIPGETPLRVIPVKGREGARLMVWDF; encoded by the coding sequence ATGTCCCTTTTCCACCGCCTGCCGCCCGTTTTCCGCGCCCTCGGGGCCCAGGCGCTCGCCTTCGCGGGCCTGGTCGCCCTGGCGCGCCTCGGGCTGCGGTTCCCACCCATGGTGTGGCTCCTGGCCCAGGCGACGGGCGCGGTGTTCCTGTCCCGGTTCGCGGCCCTGCCCTTCCGCTGGCTCCTCATCCAGGCGGCCCTGCCCTTCCTGGTGTGGGCGGCGTGGGGACTGGGCCTTCCGGCCTGGATCTATCTGGCCCTGTTCCTCGTTCTCGCGGCGGTATTCGGCGGGGGCCTCCTCACCCGCGTCCCCCTCTACCACGCCAGCCGCGATGCCTGGAAGAAGCTGGAAGACCTCGTTCCGGATCGTCCCGGCGTGCGCTTCGTGGACCTGGGGTGCGGGTTCGGCGGCCCCGTCGCCCACCTCGCGAAGGCCCGGCCGGACGCCACCTTCGTGGGGGTGGAGGCCTCTCCCTTCACCTGGCTGGTGGCCTGGCTGCGGTGCCTCCCCTGGCGCAACGCCCGCATCCGCCTGGGCAGCCTATGGCGGACGGACCTCGCCGCGTTCGACGTGGCCTACGCGTTCCTGTCCCCCGTCCCCATGCCCGCGCTGGGGGCCAAGGCCCGTCGCGAGATGCGCCCCGGAACGCGCCTCATCAGCCACAGCTTCGAAATCCCCGGCGAAACGCCCCTTCGCGTGATCCCCGTGAAGGGGCGCGAAGGGGCGCGGCTGATGGTCTGGGATTTCTGA
- a CDS encoding deoxyhypusine synthase family protein has protein sequence MKHHFRHFNAAALVDAAEGYRVYLEGGGKMMVTLAGAMSTAELGLSFAEMIRQDKVHLIVCTGANLEEDIFNLVAHDFYERVPHYRDLTPQDEADLLGRHMNRVTDTCIPEMEAMRRMEKAMLEVWTEADAKGEHYFPHEFFQKVLKAGKLKEHYQIDPKHSWMLAALEKNVPIVVPGWEDSTLGNMYAAAVIRGEIKNVHTVRTGIEYMTWLANHYQEVTKTSTLGMFQIGGGIAGDFPICVVPMLHQDLELTEVPLWGYFCQISDSTTSYGSYSGAVPNEKITWGKLGIDTPKFIVESDATIVAPLIFAYLLGW, from the coding sequence ATGAAGCATCATTTCCGGCACTTCAATGCCGCCGCGCTGGTGGACGCCGCCGAGGGCTACCGCGTCTACCTGGAAGGAGGCGGCAAGATGATGGTCACCCTGGCCGGGGCCATGAGCACCGCCGAGCTGGGCCTGTCCTTCGCCGAGATGATCCGCCAGGACAAGGTGCACCTGATCGTCTGCACCGGCGCCAACCTGGAGGAGGACATCTTCAACCTTGTGGCCCACGACTTCTATGAGCGCGTCCCCCACTACCGCGACCTGACGCCCCAGGACGAGGCGGATCTCCTCGGCCGCCACATGAACCGCGTCACCGACACCTGCATCCCCGAGATGGAGGCCATGCGGCGGATGGAAAAGGCCATGCTGGAGGTCTGGACCGAGGCCGACGCCAAGGGCGAGCACTACTTCCCCCACGAGTTCTTCCAGAAGGTGCTGAAGGCCGGAAAGCTGAAGGAGCACTACCAGATCGATCCCAAGCACTCGTGGATGCTGGCGGCCCTGGAGAAGAACGTACCGATCGTGGTGCCGGGCTGGGAGGACAGCACCCTCGGCAACATGTACGCCGCCGCCGTCATCCGGGGCGAGATCAAGAACGTCCACACCGTCCGTACCGGCATCGAGTACATGACCTGGCTGGCGAACCACTACCAGGAGGTCACGAAGACCTCCACGCTGGGCATGTTCCAGATCGGCGGCGGCATCGCCGGCGACTTCCCCATCTGCGTGGTGCCCATGCTCCACCAGGACCTGGAGCTGACCGAGGTCCCGCTGTGGGGCTACTTCTGCCAGATCAGCGACAGCACCACCAGCTACGGTTCCTACTCCGGCGCCGTCCCCAACGAGAAGATCACCTGGGGCAAGCTGGGCATCGACACCCCCAAGTTCATCGTGGAATCCGACGCCACCATCGTGGCCCCGCTGATCTTCGCGTATCTGCTGGGATGGTAG
- the motA gene encoding flagellar motor stator protein MotA: protein MFFIIGLVVVFGAVIGGYLMEGGSIPNLLHPLPAEGTIIFGAAIGSFLAANPMTTIKRVAADIAKPLKGSPYTKAVYMEVLMMQYEVYVNIKKGGLLALEQDVNDPHNSAIFKKYPTFTHNHHALDFFCDSMKLLINGSAKMDEIDLVMDADLDVHHAESAAPGAAVGNLADAFPAFGIVAAVMGVVITMGFLDQPPNVIGGKVGAALVGTFLGILLAYGVFQPLAKNIDAVNGAEGFYYNCLRSGLTSFGNGAAPVTAVEFARRNIPSTERPGSGELEEVVRQIKPR from the coding sequence ATGTTCTTCATCATCGGACTGGTGGTGGTCTTCGGGGCGGTCATCGGGGGCTACCTGATGGAAGGGGGCAGCATCCCCAACCTGCTTCATCCGTTGCCGGCGGAAGGCACCATCATCTTCGGCGCCGCGATCGGATCCTTCCTCGCCGCCAACCCCATGACCACCATCAAGCGCGTGGCGGCGGACATCGCCAAGCCGCTCAAGGGCAGCCCGTACACCAAGGCGGTGTACATGGAGGTCCTGATGATGCAGTACGAGGTCTACGTCAACATCAAGAAGGGCGGCCTGCTGGCCCTGGAGCAGGACGTCAACGACCCGCACAATTCGGCGATCTTCAAGAAGTACCCGACGTTCACCCACAACCACCACGCCCTCGATTTCTTCTGCGACTCCATGAAGCTGCTCATCAACGGCAGCGCCAAGATGGACGAGATCGACCTGGTGATGGACGCCGACCTCGACGTGCACCACGCCGAGAGCGCGGCGCCCGGCGCGGCCGTGGGCAACCTGGCGGACGCTTTCCCGGCGTTCGGCATCGTGGCGGCGGTGATGGGCGTGGTGATCACCATGGGCTTCCTGGACCAGCCCCCCAACGTCATCGGCGGCAAGGTGGGCGCCGCGCTGGTGGGCACCTTCCTGGGCATCCTGCTGGCCTACGGGGTGTTCCAGCCCCTCGCCAAGAACATCGACGCCGTCAACGGCGCCGAAGGCTTCTACTACAACTGCCTCCGGTCCGGCCTCACCAGCTTCGGCAACGGCGCCGCGCCCGTGACCGCCGTGGAATTCGCCCGCCGCAACATCCCCTCCACCGAGCGCCCCGGTTCGGGAGAGCTCGAAGAAGTGGTCCGACAGATCAAGCCGAGGTGA
- the motB gene encoding flagellar motor protein MotB: protein MAEQQPEVKIRIVKKKGGHGAAHGGAWKVAYADFVTAMMAFFLLMWLLNSANANTKAGIAGMFQDPNFFNTERGKEILANHGKGILPGGRGMAPGPDGDGDGDTSAEAPPASAEEEHKTLEATAEAIEKSFQKDELLQAFQDQLSMDFTDEGLRIQIQDKAAQVLFDSGSATLKAYTLSILKEIAKELGKLPNRVVIGGHTDAAQYANKAYTNWELSAERANAARRVMESAAGGLRPKQVRRVTGYADTVPLEGKDPKDPQNRRISIVVISAATEATETRNQKSRPREKEKHGE from the coding sequence GTGGCCGAGCAGCAGCCTGAAGTCAAAATCCGGATCGTCAAGAAGAAGGGCGGCCACGGCGCGGCCCACGGCGGGGCCTGGAAGGTGGCCTACGCGGACTTCGTGACGGCGATGATGGCCTTCTTCCTGCTGATGTGGCTGCTGAACAGCGCCAACGCCAACACCAAGGCCGGGATCGCCGGGATGTTCCAGGATCCCAACTTCTTCAACACCGAGCGCGGCAAGGAGATCCTCGCCAACCACGGCAAGGGCATCCTCCCCGGCGGGCGCGGCATGGCGCCGGGGCCCGACGGCGACGGAGACGGCGATACCTCCGCGGAAGCCCCTCCCGCATCGGCGGAAGAGGAGCACAAGACCCTGGAGGCCACCGCGGAAGCCATCGAGAAGTCCTTCCAGAAGGACGAGCTGCTGCAGGCCTTCCAGGATCAGCTCAGCATGGACTTCACGGACGAGGGGCTCCGCATCCAGATCCAGGACAAGGCGGCCCAGGTGCTGTTCGATTCGGGGAGCGCCACCCTCAAGGCCTACACCCTTTCGATCCTCAAGGAGATCGCCAAGGAACTGGGCAAGCTGCCCAACCGCGTGGTCATCGGCGGACACACGGACGCCGCCCAGTACGCCAACAAGGCCTACACCAACTGGGAGCTGAGCGCCGAGCGGGCCAACGCCGCGCGCCGGGTGATGGAGAGCGCCGCCGGGGGCCTGCGCCCCAAGCAGGTGCGCCGGGTCACGGGCTACGCCGACACCGTTCCCCTGGAGGGCAAGGATCCCAAGGATCCCCAGAACCGCCGGATCTCCATCGTCGTGATCTCCGCCGCGACCGAAGCCACCGAGACCCGCAACCAGAAGTCCCGCCCCCGCGAGAAGGAAAAGCACGGGGAATAA
- a CDS encoding outer membrane lipoprotein-sorting protein gives MRPAFPPFLLFALALPASAQGVSGEEILARVDRLRHPWPAFTVELTIKAGGGSQRWKVLSGEGGIARLDGLSDKEKGRSVLLRGDEMWLLVPGSTRPLKVTPQQRLLGAAAGGDVARSRFREDYAVTDLADGTLEGRPCWRLELEARRPAVSHRQAVLWVAKEGSLPLKAEFRLASGRLARTVRFGPVVQAHGQPVLSKMEMEEPGGRQVELLFSGWSKGVEGSLLQWPGSER, from the coding sequence ATGCGCCCAGCGTTCCCGCCCTTTCTCCTCTTCGCCTTGGCCCTGCCCGCTTCGGCCCAGGGCGTGTCGGGCGAGGAGATCCTGGCGCGGGTGGACCGCCTCCGCCATCCGTGGCCGGCGTTCACGGTGGAACTCACGATCAAGGCCGGGGGCGGTTCCCAACGGTGGAAGGTCCTGTCCGGCGAGGGCGGCATCGCCCGTCTGGATGGCCTTTCCGACAAGGAGAAGGGCCGTTCCGTCCTCCTGCGGGGGGACGAGATGTGGCTCCTGGTCCCGGGGTCGACACGTCCCCTGAAGGTCACGCCCCAGCAGCGCCTCCTGGGCGCCGCGGCCGGCGGCGATGTGGCCCGCAGCCGGTTCCGGGAGGACTACGCGGTGACGGATCTGGCGGATGGGACGCTCGAAGGACGGCCCTGTTGGCGCTTGGAGTTGGAAGCCCGGCGACCCGCGGTCAGCCATCGGCAGGCGGTCCTGTGGGTGGCCAAGGAAGGATCCCTGCCCCTGAAAGCCGAGTTCCGGCTGGCGTCGGGCCGATTGGCGCGGACGGTGCGGTTCGGTCCCGTCGTCCAGGCCCACGGCCAGCCCGTCCTGTCGAAGATGGAGATGGAGGAGCCCGGCGGGCGGCAGGTCGAACTCCTCTTTAGCGGCTGGTCGAAGGGGGTGGAAGGCTCCCTTCTCCAATGGCCGGGATCGGAGCGGTGA
- a CDS encoding phosphomannose isomerase type II C-terminal cupin domain has product MDRPETLHVDKPWGCFDQYALNTPCTVKILTCNPGQKLSLQRHGHRGELWVALDPGVVVDRDGAELRPAVGEEIWLPLGCTHRLRCDADSPTPVRVLEVSLGTFDETDIERLQDDYGRR; this is encoded by the coding sequence ATGGACCGACCCGAAACCCTCCACGTGGACAAGCCCTGGGGCTGCTTCGACCAGTACGCCCTCAACACGCCCTGCACGGTGAAGATTCTCACCTGCAATCCCGGGCAGAAGCTGAGCCTTCAGCGGCACGGCCACCGGGGCGAGCTGTGGGTGGCGCTGGATCCCGGCGTGGTGGTGGACCGGGACGGCGCGGAACTGCGCCCCGCCGTGGGGGAGGAGATCTGGCTGCCCCTCGGCTGCACCCATCGGCTGCGCTGCGACGCGGATTCGCCGACGCCGGTGCGGGTGCTGGAGGTGAGCCTGGGCACCTTCGACGAGACGGACATCGAGCGCCTCCAGGACGACTACGGGCGCCGCTGA
- a CDS encoding mannose-1-phosphate guanylyltransferase gives MAERSQDSLVAVVMAGGRGTRFWPHSRNARPKQFLAIAGTETLLHQTVRRLDGHVPPERIFVVTTEDLAAETRRMLPELPAENVIVEPEGRNTAPCLALALVQIERKVPGGVMAVLSADHWIGDREIFLEDLDLAVDHAQSAHELVTFGIRPTYPETGYGYIESEGKGPVLQVKAFREKPPADVAMEYLESGRHYWNAGMFVWTLADFREGLEKHAPDVLAPLDAWTAAGAEPSALAAAYGQLPKVAIDVALMEKAGTVAVVPTRFRWSDVGSWPAAIEFHQADSEGNVTRGDTLLLDTHNSAFFGGKRLIAASGVENLIVVDADDALLICHRDRAQTVKQIVERLQAEGRADLL, from the coding sequence ATGGCGGAGCGTTCCCAGGATTCCCTCGTGGCAGTCGTGATGGCCGGCGGCCGGGGCACGCGCTTCTGGCCCCACAGCCGCAACGCGCGGCCCAAGCAGTTCCTCGCCATCGCGGGCACCGAGACCCTGCTGCACCAGACCGTTCGCCGCCTGGACGGCCACGTGCCTCCCGAGCGGATCTTCGTGGTGACGACGGAGGACCTCGCCGCCGAGACCCGCCGGATGCTGCCCGAACTTCCCGCGGAAAACGTGATCGTGGAGCCCGAGGGCCGGAACACCGCGCCCTGCCTCGCCCTGGCCCTGGTGCAGATCGAGCGGAAGGTGCCCGGCGGCGTCATGGCCGTCCTCTCCGCCGACCACTGGATCGGGGACCGCGAGATCTTCTTGGAGGATCTGGACCTCGCCGTGGACCACGCGCAGTCGGCCCACGAGCTGGTGACCTTCGGAATCAGGCCCACCTATCCCGAGACCGGCTATGGCTACATCGAGTCCGAAGGGAAGGGGCCCGTCCTCCAGGTGAAGGCCTTCCGGGAGAAGCCCCCGGCGGACGTGGCCATGGAATACCTGGAATCCGGGCGCCACTACTGGAATGCGGGGATGTTCGTGTGGACCCTCGCCGACTTCCGCGAAGGGCTGGAGAAGCATGCTCCCGACGTTCTGGCGCCCCTGGACGCCTGGACCGCCGCCGGCGCCGAACCCTCGGCCCTGGCCGCGGCCTACGGCCAGCTACCTAAAGTGGCCATCGACGTCGCCCTCATGGAGAAGGCCGGGACCGTCGCCGTGGTGCCCACCCGCTTCCGGTGGTCGGACGTGGGTTCCTGGCCCGCCGCCATCGAGTTCCACCAGGCCGATTCGGAGGGAAATGTCACCCGGGGCGACACGCTCCTGCTGGACACGCACAACAGCGCCTTCTTCGGCGGGAAGCGCCTCATCGCCGCCAGCGGCGTGGAGAATCTGATCGTCGTGGACGCGGACGACGCCCTGCTCATCTGCCACCGGGACCGCGCGCAGACCGTCAAGCAGATCGTCGAGCGGCTCCAGGCGGAAGGGCGCGCGGACCTGCTGTAA